A single Glycine soja cultivar W05 chromosome 14, ASM419377v2, whole genome shotgun sequence DNA region contains:
- the LOC114383607 gene encoding probable magnesium transporter NIPA9 isoform X1 — protein sequence MWESVVLTVAATAGNNIGKILQKKGTIILPPLSFKLKVIRSYALNKTWVVGFLMDILGALLMLRALSLAPVSVIQPVSGCGLAILSIFSHFYLKEVMNAVDWVGITLAGFGTIGVGAGGEEQEVVALSIFHIPGLAFVVFILFILLSGWLRICKCQRREQEMVEYDVVEEVIYGLESGILFGMSSVISKMGFLFLEQGFPKLLVPMCIMISVCCSGTGFYYQTRGLKHGRAIVVSTCAAVASILTGVLAGMLALGERLPSEPKARLALLLGWLLIIVGVILLVGSTRLVRFLSCSSQRKRSNVDKNFDLRRATSSRVRETSPSAVIQAATLNHLLSSSSKEKA from the exons ATGTGGGAATCTGTTGTGTTGACGGTAGCTGCCACCGCCGGCAACAACATCGGAAAGATCCTTCAGAAGAAGGGCACTATCATTCTTCCACCTCTCTCTTTCAAACTCAAG GTCATAAGGTCTTATGCTTTAAACAAAACCTGGGTGGTAGGTTTTCTAATGGATATATTAGGGGCATTATTGATGTTAAGGGCATTGTCTCTGGCTCCA GTGTCTGTCATCCAACCAGTTTCTGGCTGTGGACTAGCAATTCTTTCaatcttttctcatttttatctcAAGGAAGTCATGAATGCTGTTGATTGGGTTGGCATTACATTAGCAGGTTTTGGCACAATAG GAGTTGGTGCTGGAGGTGAGGAGCAAGAGGTGGTTGCTCTATCTATTTTTCACATTCCAGGGCTGGCATTTGTTGTTTTCATCTTGTTT ATACTTCTTAGTGGATGGCTTCGAATATGCAAGTGCCAACGaagagaacaagagatg GTGGAATATGATGTTGTTGAGGAAGTCATTTATGGCTTGGAATCTGGAATTTTGTTTGG TATGTCATCTGTAATATCGAAGATGGGATTTCTATTCCTAGAGCAAGGTTTTCCCAAGCTGTTGGTTCCTATGTGCATCATGATTAGTGTGTGTTGTAGTGGCACTGGCTTTTACTACCAG ACACGCGGTCTAAAGCATGGAAGGGCTATTGTAGTTTCCACATGTGCCGCTGTGGCATCAATTTTGACTGGTGTTCTTGCTGGGATGCTTGCTTTGGGTGAACGACTTCCTTCGGAACCAAAAGCTCGCTTGGCACTTCTTCTTGGATG GCTACTTATTATAGTTGGTGTGATTTTACTTGTTGGTTCAACACGGCTAGTGAGATTCCTTTCTTGTTCTTCACAGCGAAAAAGAAGCAATGTGGATAAGAATTTTGACCTTAGAAGAGCCACTTCTTCCCGTGTGAGGGAAACAAGTCCAAGTGCTGTCATTCAAGCAGCAACATTAAATCATTTACTATCATCATCTTCCAAAGAAAAAGCTTGA
- the LOC114383607 gene encoding probable magnesium transporter NIPA9 isoform X2: MWESVVLTVAATAGNNIGKILQKKGTIILPPLSFKLKVIRSYALNKTWVVGFLMDILGALLMLRALSLAPVSVIQPVSGCGLAILSIFSHFYLKEVMNAVDWVGITLAGFGTIGVGAGGEEQEVVALSIFHIPGLAFVVFILFILLSGWLRICKCQRREQEMVEYDVVEEVIYGLESGILFGMSSVISKMGFLFLEQGFPKLLVPMCIMISVCCSGTGFYYQTRGLKHGRAIVVSTCAAVASILTGVLAGMLALGERLPSEPKARLALLLGCEKEAMWIRILTLEEPLLPV; encoded by the exons ATGTGGGAATCTGTTGTGTTGACGGTAGCTGCCACCGCCGGCAACAACATCGGAAAGATCCTTCAGAAGAAGGGCACTATCATTCTTCCACCTCTCTCTTTCAAACTCAAG GTCATAAGGTCTTATGCTTTAAACAAAACCTGGGTGGTAGGTTTTCTAATGGATATATTAGGGGCATTATTGATGTTAAGGGCATTGTCTCTGGCTCCA GTGTCTGTCATCCAACCAGTTTCTGGCTGTGGACTAGCAATTCTTTCaatcttttctcatttttatctcAAGGAAGTCATGAATGCTGTTGATTGGGTTGGCATTACATTAGCAGGTTTTGGCACAATAG GAGTTGGTGCTGGAGGTGAGGAGCAAGAGGTGGTTGCTCTATCTATTTTTCACATTCCAGGGCTGGCATTTGTTGTTTTCATCTTGTTT ATACTTCTTAGTGGATGGCTTCGAATATGCAAGTGCCAACGaagagaacaagagatg GTGGAATATGATGTTGTTGAGGAAGTCATTTATGGCTTGGAATCTGGAATTTTGTTTGG TATGTCATCTGTAATATCGAAGATGGGATTTCTATTCCTAGAGCAAGGTTTTCCCAAGCTGTTGGTTCCTATGTGCATCATGATTAGTGTGTGTTGTAGTGGCACTGGCTTTTACTACCAG ACACGCGGTCTAAAGCATGGAAGGGCTATTGTAGTTTCCACATGTGCCGCTGTGGCATCAATTTTGACTGGTGTTCTTGCTGGGATGCTTGCTTTGGGTGAACGACTTCCTTCGGAACCAAAAGCTCGCTTGGCACTTCTTCTTGGATG CGAAAAAGAAGCAATGTGGATAAGAATTTTGACCTTAGAAGAGCCACTTCTTCCCGTGTGA